A region of the Cupriavidus taiwanensis genome:
CCGACCATCGGCGCCGAGGTCGAGGGCATCGATTTCCGCGAGACCCTCGACCACGACACCTATCTCTCGCTGCGCCGCGCGCTGCTGAAGTACAAGGTGCTGTTCTTCCGCAAGCAGGCCATCACGCCGGCCCAGCACGTAGCGGTGGCGCGGCGCTTCGGCGAGCTGGAAGTGCACCCGATGTTCACCAACCATCCGGAGCATCCTGAACTGGTGGTGTTCGGCCGCAACGACAAGACCCGCGGCCGCGAGAACCTGTACCACTCCGACGTGTCGTGGCGCGAGATCCCGTCGATGGGCTCGATGCTGCGCTGCCTGGAGTGCCCCGAGGTGGGCGGCGACACCATCTGGATCAACATGGCCGCCGCCTACGACAACCTGCCGCAGGAGATGAAGGACCGCATCGCCAACCTGAAGGCGGTGCACGATGCCATGCCCGCGTTCGGCACCGCGCTGAGCGAGGAGAAGTATGTGGAGATGCGCGCCAAGTATCCGCCCATGGTGCACCCGGTGGTACGCACCCATCCGGAGACCGGCGAGAAGATCCTGTTCGTCAACGAGGCCTTCACCACGCACTTCGCCAACTTCGCCAAGGAACAGCCGTATCGCTTCGGCTCCGACTTCCGGCCGGCGGAACTGGACCTGATGCAGTACCTGTACCGCCAGGCCGCCGCACCCGAGTACCAGGTGCGGCTGCGCTGGCAGCCGGACACGATCGCGCTGTGGGACAACCGCTCCACGCAGCATTACGCCGTGCAGGATTACTTCCCCGCGGTGCGCCACATGAACCGCGCCACCATCATCGGCGACCGTCCGGCCTGAGCGGACGACAATCCATCGAGGCAACCGGCATGCATATCGTCGACAAGTTCTATATCCACGGCAAATGGGTGCAGCCCGCCGAGGGCGCCACCCAGGCCGACATCATCGACCCGGCCACCGAAGCGGTGGCCGGCAGGCTCGCCATGGGCACCGCCGCGGACGTGGACCGCGCCGTCGCCGCCGCGCGCGAGGCCTTCCCGGCGTGGTCGCTTTCCACCCGCGAAACCCGCATTGCGCTGCTCGAGCGCATCATCGCCGCCTACCAGGCGCGCATGCCCGACCTGGCGCAGGCGGTGCGCCAGGAGATCGGCGCACCGATCACGCTGGCCACCAGCCTGCAGGCGGCGATCGGGCTGGGGCAATTGCAGGCGACACTGCAGGCGCTGCGCGACTTTGCCTTCGAAAGCCCGCGCGGCAAGAGCCTGGTGCTGCGCGAGGCCATCGGCGTGGCCGCGCTGATCACGCCGTGGAACTGGCCGCTGAACCAGATCGCGGCCAAAGTGGCGCCGGCACTGGCGGCGGGCTGCACCGTGGTGCTCAAGCCCTCCGAAATCGCGCCGCTGGACGCGCAGATCTTCGCCGAGATCATGGATGCCGCCGGCACGCCGCCGGGCGTGTTCAACATGCTCTATGGCGAAGGCCGCGTGGTCGGCGCCGCGCTGTCGTCGCATCCTCGGGTCGACATGGTATCGATCACCGGCTCGACCCGCGCCGGTGTGGAAGTGGCTATCAGCGCCGCCCCCACCGTCAAGCGCGTGGCGCAGGAACTGGGCGGCAAGTCGCCGCTGATCGTGCTGGACGACGCCGACCTGCAGGCGGCGGTGACCAGCGGCGTGGCCCAGTGCATGGTCAATTCGGGCCAGACCTGCGTGGCGCCCACGCGCGTGCTGGTACCGCGCGCACGCTACGAGGAAGCCGTGCAGATCGCGGCGGCGGTGGCCAATGCGGTCAAGGTCGGCGATCCGTCCGATCCCGACACCAGGATGGGCCCGATATCCAACCGCGGCCAGTACGACAAGGTGCAGCGCCTGATCGGCGTCGGCATCGAGGAAGGCGCACGGCTGGCCGCCGGCGGCCCGGGCCGCCCCGACGGCATCGAGCGCGGCTTCTATGCCCGCCCGACCATTTTCGCCGACGTGCGCAACGACATGGCCATCGCCCGCGAGGAGATCTTCGGGCCGGTGCTGTGCCTGTTGCCGTACGACAGCGAAGAGGAAGCCGTGGCCATCGCCAACGACACCGACTTCGGCCTCGCCGCCTATGTCGCCTCGTCCGATCCGGCGCGCGCACGCAGGCTGGCGGCGCGCCTGCGCGCCGGCAATGTGCGCATCAATGGCGCGATGATGGATATCACCGCCCCCTTCGGCGGCTACAAGACTTCCGGCAACGGTCGCGAGTACGGCCCCGAAGGCATCGCCGAGTTCCTCGAGACCAAGACCGTGACGGGCTGAAGTCGCCCGGTCCGCTACCCGCCGCCCGGCCGCCAGCGCCATGCTGGCCGCCGGGCGGTGTCGTTTGCGCGGCGCATGCATGCGCGCTGCCGCGCTTGTCTGACACCGGCAGGCGGCGGCGTCCGACAGCCATCGCCTGCCAGCAAGCTATCTTCGAGGGTAGCGCCAGGCCTTTTGCCGAAGCGCCCGGCTATGTCGACTGTTCCCGATCCCACCGCCCCGGGGCTGCCGCCAGCGCAGCCCGTCCCGCAACTGACCGACGCTGGCCGCCCCGCAGACGCCGCCGCCGCCGATCTGTCCACGCCAGCGCCCGCGCTGCTGACCGATGCCGCCGTCGCCGGCGCGCTGCATCGCGCCAGCACCGCGCTGATGGTGCTGGCGGTGCTGTTCTCGCTGTACGCCGTGCACGTGGCGCGCGACTTCCTGGTGCCGGTGGTGATCGCGGTGGTGATGGCCTACCTGCTCGACCCGCTGGTGTGCGCGCTGCAGCGGCTGGGACTGGCGCGCTCGCTGGCCAGCACCATCGTGCTGCTGGCACTGCTCGCCGCCCTGCTCAGCGGCGCCTACCTGCTGCAGGGACAGGTCGAGTCGATGGTCAACAGCCTGCCGGAGATGGCGAGCAAGCTGTCGCGATCCGTCGGCGCGCTGCTCAGCGGCGACGACTCGATGTGGCAGAAGATACGCCGCGCCGCCACCGTGCTCAGCGGCACCGGCCAGCCGCCGCCGGCGCGCGGCACCCACGTTGTAGTGGAGCAGTCGGCGGGCCAGATCAACAACATGCTGCTGGCCGGTTCGGTCAGCATCTTCACCATGGCGGCGCAGGCGGTGGTGGTGGTGTTCCTGCTGTATTTCCTGATGCTTGCCGGCGATACCTTCAAGCGCAAGTTCATCAAGATGGTGGGCACCACCATCTCGGAAAAGAAGATCAGCGTGCACATGCTGGACGAGGTCAACCGCTCGATCCGCCGCTACATGGGGATGCTGCTGGTGACCAACGCCGGCCTGGGCGTGTGCACCTGGCTGCTGCTCAAATGGCTTGGCGTCGACAATGCCGGCAGCTGGTCGATCGCGGCGGCGGCGCTGCACCTGGTGCCCTACTTCGGCGCGCTGGCGATCGCGCTGTGCCTGGGCATGGTCACGTTCATGCAGTTCGGCACGCTGGGAATGGCCGCCGCGGCGGCGGGCGGTTCGCTGTTGATCGCGACGCTGATCGGTTCGGTCATCACCACGTGGATGACCGGCCGCATGGCGCGCATGAACGCCGTGGCGGTGTTCGTGGCGCTGCTGTTGTTCACGTGGCTGTGGGGCGTGTGGGGAATGTTGCTCGCGATACCGCTGATTACCATCGCCAAGGTGGTGGCGGATCACATTGAAGGCATGGAAGTGGTGGCCGAGTTCCTTGGCGAGTAGCGTGCGTTCGCGCACCTGTCGCATCGGAGCTGCACCGCTATACTGAAACAGCGAATGCTGCACCACAGCATTACAGACGCAGCCGTTCGCGCGGAGGAAACCACCATGTCTCTATGCGACCTGTGCGAGTCGCAACTGGACCGCCCCGGCCATGTGCCGCCGCATCCGCAACTGGCGATTTCGGCGACGCTGCGCATGGCGAGCGGACAGAATGCGTTCGTGTACCGCTGCGGCCACTGCGGCCAGACACTGCTGCTTGCGTCCGACGACGGCGAAGCGCCCGACCGCTGGACGCGCCTCGACGCCGACGGCTGGCGTTGATCTTGACCCTGACCTGGCGTCACGGCGCCGTTGATGCCGCCTTGATCCCGCACAAGTCCGGGATCCGGAAGCGTCGACATAATCGGCCATCATGGCCAAGAAATTTCCCATCCATCCCAGCCATCCCGAGCGCATCTGCTGGGGCTGCGACCAATACTGCCCGGTCGACTCGATGCGCTGCGGCAACGGCTCCAGCCGCACCCAGCATCCCGTCGAACTGCTCGGCGACGACTGGCTCGAATGCGGCGACTGGGGCATCGAGGCGCCGTCCGCCAAGGCACCGTCCGGAACCACCCCCGGGTAGCGGGATTACAATCGTTGTCTCCGGCCCAACGACAAAGACCCGGCGCCACTGCCGGCATACACCGAGACAACCATGCTGAACCTCCAGGATTCCTCGCTGCTGCGGCAGCAGTGCTTGATCGACGGCCGCTGGATCGATGGCGAGCGCCGCATCGACGTGACCAATCCCGCCACCGGCGAGCGCGTCGGCCAGGTGCCGCAGCTGGGCGCCGAAGAGACCCGCCAGGCCATCGAGGCCGCCAACCGCGCGCTGCCGGCATGGCGCGCCCGCACCGCCAAGGAACGCTCGGCGCTGCTGCGCAAATGGTTCGAGCTGATCATGGCGAACCAGGAAGACCTGGCCCGCATCATGACCGCGGAGCAAGGCAAGCCGATCGCCGAGGCGCGCGGCGAGATCGCCTACGCGGCCTCGTTCATCGAATGGTTTGCCGAGGAAGGCAAGCGCGTCTATGGCGATACCATTCCCGCCCCGGTCAGCAACCAGCGCATCGTAGTGACCAAGGAACCGGTCGGGGTCTGTGCCGCGATCACGCCGTGGAACTTCCCCGCCGCCATGATCACCCGCAAGGCCGGCCCGGCGCTGGCGGTCGGCTGCACCATGGTGGTCAAACCCGCCTCGCAGACGCCGCTGACGGCGCTGGCGCTGGTGGCCCTGGCCGAGCGTGCCGGCATCCCCGCCGGCGTGCTGTCGGTAGTGACCGGCTCGGCCAGCGCGATCGGCGGCGAGATGAGCAGCAATGCGCTGGTGCGCAAGCTGACCTTCACCGGCTCGACCGAAGTCGGACGCGTGCTGATGGCGCAGACCGCCGCCACCATCAAGAAGGTGTCGATGGAACTGGGCGGCAACGCGCCCTTTATCGTGTTCGACGATGCCGACCTCGACGCCGCCGTCGAAGGCGCGATCGTTTCCAAGTACCGCAATGCCGGTCAGACCTGCGTCTGCGCCAACCGCATCTACGTGCAGTCCGGCGTCTACGAAGCATTTGCGCAGAAGCTGGTCGCCGCAGTGGCGGCTTTGAAGGTGGGCAACGGCATGGACGACGGCGTGCGCATCGGCCCGCTGATCGACGACAAGGCCGTGGCCAAGGTCGAGGAGCATATCGCCGATGCGCTCGGCAAGGGTGCCCGCCTGCTGCAAGGCGGCCAGCGTCACGCGCTCGGCCACTCCTTCTTCCAGCCGACGGTGCTGGCCGACGTCGCGCCCGGCATGCTGGTGGCGCGCGAGGAAACCTTCGGCCCGCTCGCGCCGCTGTTCCGCTTCGACACCGAGGACGACGTGGTCGCCATGGCCAACGACACCGAGTTCGGCCTGGCCAGCTACTTCTATGCACGCGACCTGGGCCGGGTCTGGCGCGTCTCGGAGCGGCTGGAATACGGCATGGTCGGCGTCAATACGGGCCTGATCTCGAACGAGGTGGCGCCGTTCGGCGGCGTCAAGCAATCCGGCGTGGGCCGCGAGGGCTCGCATTACGGCATCGACGACTACCTGGTGATCAAGTACACCTGCATGGCCGGCATCTGACCCCAGCGCGCCCTCAGCCCGCCGTGCCCGCGGCGTGCCGGGGACCGGACTGCGGCTGCGCCAGCCGGCAGCTGTCCCGAAAGCGCGCGATCTGGTCATGCAGCTGCTGCATCTGTTCGACCTGGAAGCTGGCCCGCTCCCGGCTGTAGCGGGTGCCGGACTCATACAGCGCGCTGTCCGCGGCGCGGGCCAGCCCCTCCAGCGCCTGCGCCAGCGCGCGTCCCTCGACGCTGCGGTGCCGCCGCAGGCGCCAGGACAGCGCCTCCTGGCCCTGGTCGAGCAGGTTCTGCTGCAGGTAGCCAAGCCGCTCGGCAAGGCTTTGCGCGTCCTGCAACACCGACAGATAGGCGCATACCACCGCCAGCCGCTGCTGCATCTCGCCGCCGGTCAGCAGCTCGCGCGCGCACGCGCCCCAGGACGGCGCCTCGGGCCCCTGGTCCTGCCCGCCGCATTCGCGCATATGGATGTCCAGCGGCAGCACCGATACCGCCAGACCGGGCGGCAGCACGCTGGTGAAGCGGCTGGCGATGGCTTGCTGCAGGGTGCGGTCGAGCGCGACGCACGTGTTGATGTCGGCATCGACATGGAACTCCAGCGCCGGCTGCCGGCCATGGCCCACCGAGACCACCGCCCGCACCGGCGGGTGCCCGGCCATGGCCAGCGTTTCCAGGCCGGCTTCGATGCAGCGCTGCTCGGCGGCCTCGGCGCCAAGGGCCTGGACGATGTCCTGCATCTGCAGCGTGCCGGCGATTTCGGTGCGGTCGGCCGCGGGCGGCCACCCGCCGCGGCGGTCGGCGGCCATGGTCATCCGCTTCAGATCGACATGCGTGATCGCATTGCCCGTCATATAACCCTCCGATTCTCAGAAGTCGTGTCTCAATCCCGCCGCGATGCCATCACGATCGCGGCATGCATGCCGTGCAAGGCGTGCGGCGGCTCGGCCCCGGTCAGCGCGGCCACCAGCAGGCTGTCATCCAGCCGGAAGCGGTACAGCATCAGGCTGGACCGCGCCAGCGCGATGACCTGCGTCGGCGTCAGCGATGCCAGCAGGCGGCCCATCTCGCGACCCAGGCCGAGCCGGAACAGCGCCTCGGCCTCGTTCTCGCGCATCAGCCGCTGTACCAGCAGCAGGTAGGACAGGTTCAGCGTCTCGATCTGGCGCAGGCGGTCGGCATCCGCTTCCCGATGCCTGTCGGGGTCGCTTGCTGCGGGTGTCCTGGCCGGTTCCATGTCAGCCTCGCGCGGGTGCGGTTGCGTCGCCGGCCCCGCGCAAGCGCGGCGCGGGCGGATGGGCGAGGATCATCGGGCGCGCGGCAATGGCCCGCAGCGCGGCCTTGTCGAGCAGCGTGATGGTGCGGTGCCGTACCGTGATCAGGCCGCCTTCGGCCAGCCGCGAGAACTGCCGGCTCACCGTTTCCAGCGTCAGGCCGATATAACTGCCGATTTCCTCGCGGCTCATGCGCAGCACAAAGGCCGACGACGAATAGCCGCGCAGCGCAAAGCCGTCCGCCAGCCACAGCAGGAACGTCACCAGGCGCTCTTCGGCGGTCATCAGCGCCAGCATGGTCTGCACGGCCCGCGCGCGCTGCAGCTGGCCGTCCAGTGCCAGCAGCAGCTGCCGGCCGAACGGCGCCAGCGTGGCCGCGGCCAGGCGCAGCGCGTCCACGGTGAACAGGCACAGCTTGGTGTCTTCCAGCGCGGTGGCGTACGACGCATAGTGCGGCCGCACCAGGCTGTCGAGCCCGACCATGTCGCCGGGGAAGTGGAAGGCGACCACCTGGGTGCGCCCGTCCTCGGTGGTGACATGGGTCTTGATGGTGCCGACGCGAATGGCATAGACCGATGTCACCGGGTCCCCCATCAGGTACAGGAATTCGCCCTTGCGCAGGCGCACCATGCGTTGCGCCGCTTCGATGCCCGGCGCGCCACACGCCTGGCCGGCGGGTGCGCAGTCAGGGCAGGCGCCGGCCATCAGGCAACACGTGCTGCACGGCATGGCTTCGCGCTGCGGCTGGCGATCGTCGGACTGTGTCATCGGCGCTGTGGGCAGTGAGACCTTGAGAACCTCGTGCGTCCATTCTATGGAGCCGCCCTGGCCAGACAATCCGTACATTCCGATTCCCGGCACGGAAGCGTCCGACGTTGCCGTGCGCCGGCCTGCCGGGACGTCCGTGCTGCACTTGGCCGTGCGGGCGGGTGCCAGCGCAGCGCAAGCAGGCGTATCCTTACCGCACCATCAGGATCGGATGCGCCGGCAGCGCCGGCACGTCGCCCAACCCATCCCATGACAAGACGCCCCCACGATCCACAACCCCTTGCCGGCAACGCCAGCAGCCTCGAGGCCAATGGCCCGGACCATCCGAACGCCGCCGACACCCCCTACCGGACGCTGGTGGAAGCCGTGCAGGACTACGCCATCTTCACGCTCGACGTGGGGGGCCATGTCTCAAGCTGGAACAAGGGCGCAGCCCGCATCAAGGGGTACCGGCGCGAGGAGATCCTGGGCAAGCATTTCTCGCAGTTCTATACGCCCGACGCGGTGGCCCGGCGCTGGCCCGACGCCGAGCTCAAGGCGGCCGCCGAACTGGGCCGCTTCGAGGACGAGGGCTGGCGCGTGCGCAAGGACGGCAGCCGCTTCTGGGCCAACGTCGTCATCACCGCCCTGCGCGACCCCGAGGGCCGGCTGATCGGCTTCGGCAAGGTCACGCGCGACCTGACCGAGCAGCGCCGCGCCGCCGAGGCGCTGCGCCAGAGCGAGGAATCGCTGCGCCTGCTGGTGGAGGGGGTCAAGGACTATGCGATCTTCATGCTCGACCCCGGCGGTCATATCGTCAGCTGGAATTCCGGCGCGTCCTATATCAAGGGCTACCGCCGCGACGAGATCATCGGCCGCCATTTTTCGCTGTTCTATCCGCAGGAGGACATCGCCGCCGGCAAGCCGGCCCGGCACCTCGACCTGGCCCGGCGCGCCGGGCGCGTCGAGGACGAGGGCTGGCGCGTGCGCAAGGACGGCTCGCTGTTCTGGGCCAATGTCACGCTGACCGCCGTCTACGACGATTCACGCGCGCTGCGCGGCTTTGCCAAGGTGACGCGCGACATGAGCGAACGCCGCCGCCGCGAGGAGCTGGAACGTTCCAGCCAGCGCCTGAACGAGTTCCTGGCCACGCTGTCGCATGAGCTGCGCAATCCGCTGGCGCCGGTGCGCAGCGCGCTGACCGCGATGCGGCTCGCCCCGGGCGACGGCGCGCTGGCTAACCAGAGCCTGGCCTTGATCGAGCGCCAGGTGACGCACCTGAGCCGGCTCGTCGACGACCTGCTCGATATCGGGCGCATCACCTCCGGCCGGATCGAGCTGCGCACCGCGCCAGTGGAACTCGACGAGATCATTGCGCTGGCGATCGAGGGCGCGCGCCCGGCGCTCGATGCCAAGTCGCAGCGCGTCGACGTGCAGGGCGCGCCCGGCGCGATCCGCATGGATGCCGACAAGACCCGGCTGGTGCAGGTGCTGCAGAACCTGGTGCTCAATGCGTCGAAGTTTTCACCGTCCGGCTCGGTGGTGACGATTGCCGCGGCGGTGCAGAACCGTACCCTCGAGCTGCGGGTGACCGACCAGGGCCGCGGCATCTCGCCGCATGCGCTCGAGGACATCTTCCAGCTGTTCGTGCAGGAAAGCCGGCCGGGCACCGATGTGCAGGGCGGACTGGGCATCGGCCTGTCGCTGTGCCGCTCGCTGGTGGAGCTGCACGGCGGCACCATCGCGGCCACCAGCGCCGGGCCGGGGCTGGGCAGCACCTTCACGGTACGGCTGCCGCTACCGGCCGCGCGCCCGTCCGACGATGCGCACCGCACCGCCCTGCCCGCCACCGGCCACGACCAGGCCGAGCTGCAGGTGCAGCGCATCCTGCTGGTCGACGACAACCGCGACGCCGCCGACAGCCTGGCGATGCTGCTCGAGATGTGCGGCCACGAGGTGACCATCGCCTACGACGGCTCCGAAGCGCTGCACGTGGCGCCGCGCTGCCGTCCGCATATCGCGCTGATCGACCTGGCCATGCCGGGCATGGACGGTTTCGAGGTGGTGCGGGCCATGCGCGGCGTGGCGGGCACCGAATCGACCCGTTACGTCGCGCTGACCGGCTTCGGCCAGCCGGCGGACCGGCAGCATACCGAGGCCGCCGGCTTCGATGCGCACCTGGTCAAGCCGGTGGAGCTGGAAACCCTGTTCGGCACCATCGCGCGGCTGCGCCGGCCTGACTGAGCGGCACGGCATCGGGCCGAACCCGACCTTCGCCAATCCCGAACCCGCGCGCGCCGCGGCTGCGACACACTGACGCCCGTTCCATCGCAACAGATCAAGGAAAGGAGACAGCGATGCAGGGTTGGATCAGGCGTGCGGCCATGGGGCTGCTCTTTGCATGCGCGGCCACCGCCGCCGGCACCGCGCTGGCGGACTACCCCGACAAGCCGGTGCGGCTGGTGGTGCCGTTCCCGCCGGGCGGCGCCACCGACCTGCTGGCGCGCGAGATCGGCAACGCGCTGTCGGCGCGGCTGCAGCAGCCGGTGGTGATCGACAACCGCCCCGGCGCCGGCGGCAACCTGGCGGCGATCGCCGTGGCGCGCGCCCCGGCCGACGGCTACACGCTGCTGTTCGGCACCTTCGGCTCGCTCGCGGTGAACAAGAGCCTCTATGACAAGCCCGGCTACGACCCGCTCAGGGACTTCGCGCCGGTGGCGTCGGTGGCCTACCTGCCCAACGTGCTGGTGGTGCATCCCAGCGTGCCGGCACGCACCGTGCCGGAACTGCTGGCGCTGGCGCGCAAGGAGCCGGGCAGGCTGACCTACGGCTCGTTCGGCAACGGCTCGTCGTCGCACCTGGCGGGCGAGCTGTTTACGCACCTGGCCGGTGTCGAGATCACGCATATTCCGTACAAGGGCAGCGCCGCGTCGATGACCGACCTGATCGGCGGGCGCATTACCATGATGTTCGACAGTGTCTCCACGGCGCTGCCGTATATCCGCGACAAGCGCGTGCGCGCGCTGGCGGTGACCACGCAGAAGCCGTCCGAGCAGCTGCCCGGCGTGCCGACGCTGGCCGCTGCCGGCGTGCCCGGCTACGAGCTGACCGCATGGTTCGGCGTGGCGGCGCCGGCGGGCACGCCCAAGGCCGTGATCGACCGCCTCAACGGCGAGATCGTGGCGGCGCTGAAGCAGCCGGACCTGGCTGCCAGGCTGGCCAGCCAGGGCACGGTGCCCTTCCCCGCCACGCCGGCGCAGTTCGGCAGCTATATCCGCGCGCAATACGAGAAGTGGGACGGCCTGATCAAGTCCGCCAACATCAAGCTGGACAACTGACTGCCTGGCCTCAGGCTGCGTCCGGCGCGCCGAAGCGCCACGACAGCCGCGCCGCCGCCTGCCGCACCAGCGCGGCGGTGGCGCCTTCGGTGCTGCTGTCGAAACTACCGCTGGAACCCATCACCGCGATTACAAGCGCCAGGCTGCCGGTGTGGTCGAACACCGGTGCCGCCAGCGTGTCGATGCCCGGCACCGGATGGCTCTGCGCATTGTCGATGCGCGCCGCGCGCACCTGCGCCAGACGCCCGGCGTAGGCCGGCGCCAGCTTGCCGCCGGGTCCGAGCACCTGGTCGGCGGCGGCGCCTGCCATGCGCAGCGCATCGTTGCGCAGCAGGCCCGGCAGCACATTGGCCGGCAGGTGCGCCGCGACAGTTCGGCCGATCGCGGTATGGACCAGCGACAGCACCGTGCCCACGCGCAGGCTGACATGCTGCGGCCGCGCCGATTCTT
Encoded here:
- a CDS encoding TauD/TfdA dioxygenase family protein is translated as MQATAPATISPQDYRALEPEPFPFTVRRCTPTIGAEVEGIDFRETLDHDTYLSLRRALLKYKVLFFRKQAITPAQHVAVARRFGELEVHPMFTNHPEHPELVVFGRNDKTRGRENLYHSDVSWREIPSMGSMLRCLECPEVGGDTIWINMAAAYDNLPQEMKDRIANLKAVHDAMPAFGTALSEEKYVEMRAKYPPMVHPVVRTHPETGEKILFVNEAFTTHFANFAKEQPYRFGSDFRPAELDLMQYLYRQAAAPEYQVRLRWQPDTIALWDNRSTQHYAVQDYFPAVRHMNRATIIGDRPA
- a CDS encoding aldehyde dehydrogenase family protein codes for the protein MHIVDKFYIHGKWVQPAEGATQADIIDPATEAVAGRLAMGTAADVDRAVAAAREAFPAWSLSTRETRIALLERIIAAYQARMPDLAQAVRQEIGAPITLATSLQAAIGLGQLQATLQALRDFAFESPRGKSLVLREAIGVAALITPWNWPLNQIAAKVAPALAAGCTVVLKPSEIAPLDAQIFAEIMDAAGTPPGVFNMLYGEGRVVGAALSSHPRVDMVSITGSTRAGVEVAISAAPTVKRVAQELGGKSPLIVLDDADLQAAVTSGVAQCMVNSGQTCVAPTRVLVPRARYEEAVQIAAAVANAVKVGDPSDPDTRMGPISNRGQYDKVQRLIGVGIEEGARLAAGGPGRPDGIERGFYARPTIFADVRNDMAIAREEIFGPVLCLLPYDSEEEAVAIANDTDFGLAAYVASSDPARARRLAARLRAGNVRINGAMMDITAPFGGYKTSGNGREYGPEGIAEFLETKTVTG
- a CDS encoding AI-2E family transporter, which produces MSTVPDPTAPGLPPAQPVPQLTDAGRPADAAAADLSTPAPALLTDAAVAGALHRASTALMVLAVLFSLYAVHVARDFLVPVVIAVVMAYLLDPLVCALQRLGLARSLASTIVLLALLAALLSGAYLLQGQVESMVNSLPEMASKLSRSVGALLSGDDSMWQKIRRAATVLSGTGQPPPARGTHVVVEQSAGQINNMLLAGSVSIFTMAAQAVVVVFLLYFLMLAGDTFKRKFIKMVGTTISEKKISVHMLDEVNRSIRRYMGMLLVTNAGLGVCTWLLLKWLGVDNAGSWSIAAAALHLVPYFGALAIALCLGMVTFMQFGTLGMAAAAAGGSLLIATLIGSVITTWMTGRMARMNAVAVFVALLLFTWLWGVWGMLLAIPLITIAKVVADHIEGMEVVAEFLGE
- a CDS encoding DUF3079 domain-containing protein, with product MAKKFPIHPSHPERICWGCDQYCPVDSMRCGNGSSRTQHPVELLGDDWLECGDWGIEAPSAKAPSGTTPG
- the gabD gene encoding NADP-dependent succinate-semialdehyde dehydrogenase, with protein sequence MLNLQDSSLLRQQCLIDGRWIDGERRIDVTNPATGERVGQVPQLGAEETRQAIEAANRALPAWRARTAKERSALLRKWFELIMANQEDLARIMTAEQGKPIAEARGEIAYAASFIEWFAEEGKRVYGDTIPAPVSNQRIVVTKEPVGVCAAITPWNFPAAMITRKAGPALAVGCTMVVKPASQTPLTALALVALAERAGIPAGVLSVVTGSASAIGGEMSSNALVRKLTFTGSTEVGRVLMAQTAATIKKVSMELGGNAPFIVFDDADLDAAVEGAIVSKYRNAGQTCVCANRIYVQSGVYEAFAQKLVAAVAALKVGNGMDDGVRIGPLIDDKAVAKVEEHIADALGKGARLLQGGQRHALGHSFFQPTVLADVAPGMLVAREETFGPLAPLFRFDTEDDVVAMANDTEFGLASYFYARDLGRVWRVSERLEYGMVGVNTGLISNEVAPFGGVKQSGVGREGSHYGIDDYLVIKYTCMAGI
- the flhD gene encoding flagellar transcriptional regulator FlhD, which produces MEPARTPAASDPDRHREADADRLRQIETLNLSYLLLVQRLMRENEAEALFRLGLGREMGRLLASLTPTQVIALARSSLMLYRFRLDDSLLVAALTGAEPPHALHGMHAAIVMASRRD
- a CDS encoding Crp/Fnr family transcriptional regulator, with translation MTQSDDRQPQREAMPCSTCCLMAGACPDCAPAGQACGAPGIEAAQRMVRLRKGEFLYLMGDPVTSVYAIRVGTIKTHVTTEDGRTQVVAFHFPGDMVGLDSLVRPHYASYATALEDTKLCLFTVDALRLAAATLAPFGRQLLLALDGQLQRARAVQTMLALMTAEERLVTFLLWLADGFALRGYSSSAFVLRMSREEIGSYIGLTLETVSRQFSRLAEGGLITVRHRTITLLDKAALRAIAARPMILAHPPAPRLRGAGDATAPARG
- a CDS encoding PAS domain-containing hybrid sensor histidine kinase/response regulator; the encoded protein is MTRRPHDPQPLAGNASSLEANGPDHPNAADTPYRTLVEAVQDYAIFTLDVGGHVSSWNKGAARIKGYRREEILGKHFSQFYTPDAVARRWPDAELKAAAELGRFEDEGWRVRKDGSRFWANVVITALRDPEGRLIGFGKVTRDLTEQRRAAEALRQSEESLRLLVEGVKDYAIFMLDPGGHIVSWNSGASYIKGYRRDEIIGRHFSLFYPQEDIAAGKPARHLDLARRAGRVEDEGWRVRKDGSLFWANVTLTAVYDDSRALRGFAKVTRDMSERRRREELERSSQRLNEFLATLSHELRNPLAPVRSALTAMRLAPGDGALANQSLALIERQVTHLSRLVDDLLDIGRITSGRIELRTAPVELDEIIALAIEGARPALDAKSQRVDVQGAPGAIRMDADKTRLVQVLQNLVLNASKFSPSGSVVTIAAAVQNRTLELRVTDQGRGISPHALEDIFQLFVQESRPGTDVQGGLGIGLSLCRSLVELHGGTIAATSAGPGLGSTFTVRLPLPAARPSDDAHRTALPATGHDQAELQVQRILLVDDNRDAADSLAMLLEMCGHEVTIAYDGSEALHVAPRCRPHIALIDLAMPGMDGFEVVRAMRGVAGTESTRYVALTGFGQPADRQHTEAAGFDAHLVKPVELETLFGTIARLRRPD
- a CDS encoding Bug family tripartite tricarboxylate transporter substrate binding protein gives rise to the protein MQGWIRRAAMGLLFACAATAAGTALADYPDKPVRLVVPFPPGGATDLLAREIGNALSARLQQPVVIDNRPGAGGNLAAIAVARAPADGYTLLFGTFGSLAVNKSLYDKPGYDPLRDFAPVASVAYLPNVLVVHPSVPARTVPELLALARKEPGRLTYGSFGNGSSSHLAGELFTHLAGVEITHIPYKGSAASMTDLIGGRITMMFDSVSTALPYIRDKRVRALAVTTQKPSEQLPGVPTLAAAGVPGYELTAWFGVAAPAGTPKAVIDRLNGEIVAALKQPDLAARLASQGTVPFPATPAQFGSYIRAQYEKWDGLIKSANIKLDN
- a CDS encoding IclR family transcriptional regulator, yielding MSGATETTQDPDGGKPQRGIQSLDSTGQLLGALVAAGRPLPLRDLALAAGMPAAKAFPHLVSLQKTGLLARDAAGNYLCGPLALELGLIALQRLSPTREAEPEVIELAGATGLSVAMAVLGPLGPTVVRLEESARPQHVSLRVGTVLSLVHTAIGRTVAAHLPANVLPGLLRNDALRMAGAAADQVLGPGGKLAPAYAGRLAQVRAARIDNAQSHPVPGIDTLAAPVFDHTGSLALVIAVMGSSGSFDSSTEGATAALVRQAAARLSWRFGAPDAA